The Deltaproteobacteria bacterium sequence GGAAGAACATCGGCGAGAAATCAGGGGAGAACTACCATAGGATGACTGAGAAGATCATCCTTGACTCCTGGGCGGTGCTAGCATGGCTTCAAGGTGAACCATCAGGAGCGGTGATCAGAGATCTCCTCGAGTGGGCTGAGGGCGATGAAGATGCGGGGGTCAGGGCAAAAAGATCCTTGATAGATGGTCTGAGGCGGCCGAAGCTTCTCATCAACATCATCAATCTCGGTGAGGTATTTTACCTCATAGGAAGAAGAAAGGGAGAACAATATGCTCAGGAGACCATCGATGAGATTCGCACAGGCCCCATTGAGATCGTTCCAGCTACTGATGATCTCGTTCTTAAAGCTGCCTCGCTCAAGATCAAGCATACGATTGCCTATGCTGATGCCTTTGCCGTAGCTACCGCCATTGCCAAGGATGGCAAGTTGATCAGCGGTGACCCAGAATTAAGGGCTTTAAAGGAAACCACCATCTTATGGTTGGGTAAAAGGGATTAAATTGTCTTTAAAATAAGGCAAAATAGGAAAATTCAAAATCCCAGATTTCAAATAAATTCCAATGACTAATACCTCAAATTCAAAACGTTTTGATTTAGAGGAGAGAACTTTAAAATTCGCGAAAGAAGTGATGAAATTTATAAAAACTCTTCACAAAACCATAGCCAATACAGAAATAGCTCTCAAGTTTACCTCCCCCTTGTGTTCTGCTGGGGTTTTTGGTAGATTTTGGCACAATAGATTTCACCTTGTCTTACTTGAATCAAAGCAATGGAGGGGCATACAATGATTCAACCGTGGGGATCTAGAAAGGCATTCTGGCTCCTTTTCGTGGTGTGTGTTGGCGTAAGGGTTTACCTGTTTTTTAATACGTTCTTAATTGCCCGAGATAGCGTGCTCTATATTGCTATGGCCAATACGTTCCTTGAGGGTAGCTTTGTCGAGGCCTTACGCTATATCACGCCTCCCTTTTATCCACTCCTCCTGGCTGGGATGAAACTGGTGATAACAGATGCAGAGATCGCCGGCAAGCTGGTATCCCTATTGGCGGGAACGTGCGCATTCTTCCCCCTTTACTATCTCGGGAAAAGAATTTTTGAACAACGGGTTGTATTCATCGGCCTTTTTCCTGTTTGCCATACATCCCTTTTTGGTCCGATATTCCGCAGAAGTTCTCAGTGAGTCAACCTTTATTTTCCTGAGCGTTACGGGTCTTTGGTTATTATGGAAGGGACTGGATGAAAGGAGGTATATCTATTGTTTCTTTTCCGGAGTCATCCTTGGTCTCAGCTGCTTGACAAGGGCTTAAGGTCTTATCTGGGTTGGCGTTTTCGTGACTGTACCCATTGTTTTTTCTTGCTTACGACACAGGGAACCGATCCACAAAGGGAATTTATGGATTTTCTCTTTATTAGCAGCATTGGGGTTCTTTATTGTGATTGCTCCTTATATCTGCTTTCTTAAAGGCTTAACTGGCGAGTGGACGGTGAGACAGGGCGGCGCCGGGTCAATAATGAAGGGAACTGGCTACTCAGACTATGATGGCCTTTGGGGGGCTGTGATTGCCCTACTGAGTCATCCCTGGTTATTGCTGAAAAAACTGGGGTGGAACATGGGAAGGCTCCTCCCGTTGCTTCCAGAAACCATCTACTATCCTTTCTTTTTCTTCCTTGTGGTCGGCCTGGTGGCAAGGAGGCATACAGAACAGCATCTAAAAGGAGAACTCTATCTTGCCATTATTTGTCTGGTGTACATCCTTGGTCACTGTCTTCTGTATCTGAAGGTTCGGTACTTGCTTCCCATTGTCCCTTTTGCTCTTTTTTGGGCAGGCCAGGGCTTTTTGACGACTGTATCCTGGGCGCACAGGTTTTGTGCACGATATATTCCGAAATTAGTGGAACAGCACCGTGTGCTCGTTGTTACAATGTTCCTCATTTGTTTCACAGCGGGACTCACACTTCCCAAGACACTCCAGCCTCATCGATTGGAAAAACTTGATCGAAAAGAGATAGGACATAAAATCGCTGCCTTGTTCCATAGACACCCTGTAGTACTTGCAAGTGATGGTCGAATCGGATTTTACGCGAAAGGGAAGATCGTTAATATACCAAAAGTAAAGACTTTTGGTTCTTCTCCCATTTAGTTGATAAAAAAAGACTTATTGTCATATATATAAGTATTTAATGTCATAAAATCAAAGCACGGCAGAAATAACCGATTTTGTTTAACTGCTGATTGTATCTACCATATTTATCAATGCGTTATACAATCTTTAGATATGCACTCTCCTTATCTCATTTGTGTTTTAATAGTTCGCCAGAAATAAATAATGATATCGATTAGTTAGGCATAAATAATATCAACTAAATGGGAGAAGAGCCAGACTTTTACAGAATTTATTGAGTATGCCCAGAATAACGAGGTGGACATAATTGTCATGAATAGGAAACGAATAAACGACAAGAGGAGAATTGGTGATCTTTCCAGGGATTTTTTTGCGAATTCCGGGTCACCTGATCTTCAACTTCTTTTCATCTATCCATCTGACCACCAACAGGAGTCTTCACGTTTTTATGTTTACCGGTTACTTGGTGGAGAAAATCAAAATGTCCAGTGAATGTCAGGGGTTTAATGGAGAAGGTACAACGCGATTTGTGGCTGTCCGTTTCGGTAATGTGTTGGAGAGCAACGGCAGCGTGATCCCCTATTTCCGCCGTCAGATCGCCCGCGGGCCCGCGGCGGGCCAGTGACAGTGACCCATCCAGAGGTGACCCGCTATTTTATGACCATCCCCGAGGCGGCCCAGCTCGTCCTCCAGGCAGGGGCAATGGGCAAAGGGGGAGAGGTCTATCTGCTAGATATGGGGGAGCCGATAAAGATCCTGGACCTGGCGAAGGACCTCATCTCCCTCTCAGGACTGGTCTTGGGCGAGGACATCGATATCAAATTCATCGGTCTGAGACCAGGGGAAAAGCTCCATGAGAAATTGATAGCCGAGAAGGAGAGCCTTGCTACGACCCATCACCCCAAGATATTTGAGGTCAACAGCAGCCCAATAAAATGGGATATGCTTAAGGCTGATATCGAGGACTTTCTAACCAAGGTGAACAATAGAGATCGAGGAGCTATCCTGCAGATGCTTCAAAAGATCGTTCCAGACTATCATCCGGACAAAAAGGTGACAGAAGTGCAGGATGTCTATTTTTAAATTTTAGAAGAAGTGGTAATGGGGTCAGGTTCACCATTTGGCGTTTCCCTTCTTTTACGAAAAAGACTTGTAAAAAACAAAAACCCCCCAAATAGACATTGATTTTTGAAAGACAGAAAAACCCCTTTTGGTATAATGGTTTTGATGAGGTATAATCCTCACCCAAAGGGTGAAACCAAATAAACCAAAGGGGGTAGTAAGATGATACGGCAAACGGTGCTACCTTTCAAGCTTAAAAGGACACAGGAAGGGATTACTGCCAGGAGTGGCCTTGCGCTTTATGCCGAATTTTTCACAGCAATGGGTGTGGAGGCGTTGATCGATCGGCACCTGCCCCGGCCTGGTTCAGGCAGGGGATTTAAGGCGATCAGCTATATCAAGCCTCTTTCGATGATGTTATATGGGGGTGGGGAGAGTATTGAGGATGTGAGAGGGCTACGAGAGGATTCGCTCAGAGAGCTCATGGGGCTTAGGGGGATTCCCTCCTCATCTGCCATTGGGGACTGGCTCAGGCGGATGGGGCAGCGGGGTGGCATTGAAGGGATGGAGAGGGTCAATGATGGAATCACCAGGAAGGTGTTGCGCAAGGAGGATCGCAAGGGATACACGTTGATCGTTGATCCCACCATTATCGAATCACAAAAGCGAGAGGCGCAGATGACTTATTTGGGATGCAAGGGGTATCGACCTGTTATTGCCACGTTGAAGGAGAACGGGGTGGTCATTGCCTATGAATTTAAACAGGGCAATGACAATGGGGGCAGGCTGCGGATATTGAAAAGGGCCTTCAGCAAGATGCCCCAGGGCAAAAAGATAGAAAAGGTGTTGTTAGACGCTGAATATTACAGCAACGAGGTCATTGAGTATTTGGAGGACAAGGGGGTTCGATGGGCGATTTGTGTGGACAAGGATGCCTCGGTGATGGAGTCGATCAGGGCCATTGTTGAAGGGCAGTGGAGGCCTCTGGAGACATCAGATGGGATCATAACGGACAGGGAGGTGGCCGAGACGGTGCATACCACGAACAGGGGCAGGGGTGCGTTTCGTCTGGTTGTTGTGCGCTGGAAGGAGCGGCAGGGGGATCTTTTCCATGACACCTATCACTACCATTGTATTGCCACCAACATGGTTGAAGAAAGTGCTCAAGAAGTGGTATGGCGATACAACGGCAGGGCGCAGATAGAGAATCACATCAAAGAGATCAAGGCTGGGTTTGGGATGGAGTGGATGCCCAGTGGGGAGTTTGCTGCCAATGCGGTTCATTTTGCAATTGGGGTCATGACCTATAACCTTTTTATTGCCCAGAAGCTGCTGGCCATGCCTGAGGGGTGGCATACCAAGACCATCAAGAGTATCAGGTGGTTATTGGTGGAGGTGGGGGGAAAGCTGATCGAACATGGCAGGAGGATGGTTTTAAAGATAGCTGCGGGCATTGATAAATACAAGATCTATCTTGAGATAAGAAGGCGGACATATGAGTTAATGCTGGAATGAGGGCGATCGCTCTACAAGGGGAAGAGGGAACGATAGAGAAGATGGGTGGAGACGTGCGTCTAGGTCATTGTCTTTGGGCCGTCTGTGGTGTTTATTGAGACCTGTGAGGTATGGAGATGTGAGTGATACATAGGTAGAAAACCTTGAGCTCCTCTCTAAAAACCCTCCAAGGGGCAAAACAGAAGCCCGGGGAAGACCAATGTCTATTTTTGGGAAAAAGATAAACGTTGACACGGTGCAGCTATTTCTGACATAATTAACATAGGATGTAAGACATCCTACTTCCGATAACGGAGAGGGGATATGGCAGAGAAAAAGGCGATAGAGGTGGCTTTGCGTCTGAAAAGGCAGATCACTCTCCCAAGGGAAGTCTGTGAGCAGCTCAGGATTGCGCCTGGCGATAAGCTGGAACTGATCTTGGAGGGCGATGTTCTTATGGCCAGACCTAAAAAGGTGGTTGCGCTGGAGGCGCTAAAAGAGATCCGTGAGGCTTTTGAACGTTCTGGGATTACTGAGGAGGAACTCCAAGAGGCGGGTCGACAGGTGAGGGAAAAGGTCT is a genomic window containing:
- a CDS encoding type II toxin-antitoxin system VapC family toxin, yielding MTEKIILDSWAVLAWLQGEPSGAVIRDLLEWAEGDEDAGVRAKRSLIDGLRRPKLLINIINLGEVFYLIGRRKGEQYAQETIDEIRTGPIEIVPATDDLVLKAASLKIKHTIAYADAFAVATAIAKDGKLISGDPELRALKETTILWLGKRD
- a CDS encoding IS1380 family transposase, with amino-acid sequence MIRQTVLPFKLKRTQEGITARSGLALYAEFFTAMGVEALIDRHLPRPGSGRGFKAISYIKPLSMMLYGGGESIEDVRGLREDSLRELMGLRGIPSSSAIGDWLRRMGQRGGIEGMERVNDGITRKVLRKEDRKGYTLIVDPTIIESQKREAQMTYLGCKGYRPVIATLKENGVVIAYEFKQGNDNGGRLRILKRAFSKMPQGKKIEKVLLDAEYYSNEVIEYLEDKGVRWAICVDKDASVMESIRAIVEGQWRPLETSDGIITDREVAETVHTTNRGRGAFRLVVVRWKERQGDLFHDTYHYHCIATNMVEESAQEVVWRYNGRAQIENHIKEIKAGFGMEWMPSGEFAANAVHFAIGVMTYNLFIAQKLLAMPEGWHTKTIKSIRWLLVEVGGKLIEHGRRMVLKIAAGIDKYKIYLEIRRRTYELMLE
- a CDS encoding AbrB/MazE/SpoVT family DNA-binding domain-containing protein; translation: MAEKKAIEVALRLKRQITLPREVCEQLRIAPGDKLELILEGDVLMARPKKVVALEALKEIREAFERSGITEEELQEAGRQVREKVFKERYATKI